The following proteins come from a genomic window of Paenibacillus swuensis:
- a CDS encoding DUF3995 domain-containing protein has protein sequence MTALFVITAAVILIVISLIHFYWAFGGEWGGQAAIPQKVEGGAVFRPRMWETLVVAVGLIVFAFILTVQGGLLNFMEGSPLVHWTCLVCAFIFLIRAVGDFKYLGFFKKVKSSVFAGYDTWFFSPLCLYLALSFLLAWRSAG, from the coding sequence ATGACAGCATTGTTTGTCATCACAGCTGCGGTGATCTTAATAGTGATCAGTTTAATCCATTTTTATTGGGCATTTGGCGGAGAATGGGGCGGACAAGCCGCAATCCCGCAGAAGGTTGAGGGCGGGGCTGTGTTCCGACCGAGAATGTGGGAAACGTTGGTGGTCGCGGTGGGCCTTATTGTCTTCGCGTTCATCCTGACGGTGCAAGGCGGGCTGTTAAATTTTATGGAAGGGAGTCCGCTGGTCCATTGGACCTGTCTAGTATGCGCCTTTATATTTTTGATCAGAGCGGTAGGGGATTTCAAATATCTCGGTTTCTTCAAAAAAGTTAAATCATCCGTTTTCGCTGGGTACGATACTTGGTTCTTCAGTCCTCTCTGTTTATACCTTGCGCTGTCTTTTCTGCTCGCGTGGAGATCTGCGGGTTAA
- a CDS encoding TetR/AcrR family transcriptional regulator, whose amino-acid sequence MSHSSSHTDPRVLRTRRLIRDALISLLQELELEKITVHRIAERATINRVTFYLHYRDIQDLLERMADDMITEIQEIMESIPHQPDARETYGLIIVKILEHIAANSPFYKVLLASKRIPVFTDRFTKLMSDVIKNRTSSSAKKVPDDIAIWYGTSAFIGTIVCWLRENMPYTPSYLAQQLSILFRLHSNMPGS is encoded by the coding sequence ATGTCCCATTCATCGTCCCATACGGATCCACGGGTGTTGCGTACTCGCCGTCTCATTCGAGACGCCTTGATCAGCTTGCTTCAAGAGCTTGAGCTTGAGAAAATTACGGTTCATCGTATTGCGGAACGGGCAACGATTAACCGTGTCACCTTCTATCTGCATTATCGGGATATTCAGGATTTACTGGAGCGCATGGCGGATGACATGATTACCGAAATCCAGGAAATAATGGAGAGTATTCCACATCAACCCGATGCGCGGGAAACCTATGGACTGATCATCGTTAAAATTCTTGAGCACATTGCGGCGAACTCCCCATTCTATAAAGTGCTGCTCGCTTCCAAACGGATTCCCGTCTTTACGGATCGCTTTACGAAACTGATGAGCGATGTCATCAAGAACCGAACCTCATCCTCGGCTAAGAAAGTCCCGGACGACATTGCCATCTGGTACGGAACCTCCGCCTTTATCGGAACCATTGTCTGCTGGCTACGGGAGAATATGCCCTATACGCCTAGCTATCTGGCTCAGCAACTCTCCATCCTGTTCCGACTGCATTCCAACATGCCAGGTTCATAG
- a CDS encoding M15 family metallopeptidase, with protein sequence MKKWFLALILLLSAGYILTQGKSFTLDVPNETNPLLKGESVSITLNKNQIFQGDLLLVNKHYPVREQGVKSDVVTLAQHEELVRGYGLLDPSIQSSKSVMEPFLAMMDAAAQDGVNQFLINSGYRDAKRQNELYLEMGQEYALPAGYSEHNLGLSLDIGSAQEEMSRAPEGRWLQKHAWSHGFILRYPKDKSAVTGIQYEPWHFRYVGLPHSVIMKEKNLTLEEYLEYLKEHPTLSATVEGVEYQIQYYRVSGNMTIQVPAHQQVELSGNNSDGVIVTVRV encoded by the coding sequence ATGAAGAAGTGGTTTTTGGCGTTGATTTTGCTGTTGTCTGCGGGATATATATTGACTCAAGGGAAGTCATTTACATTGGATGTTCCGAACGAGACAAACCCACTCCTTAAAGGGGAAAGTGTGTCGATCACATTGAACAAAAACCAGATTTTCCAAGGCGACTTGTTATTGGTCAATAAACATTATCCTGTCCGGGAACAGGGCGTGAAGTCCGATGTGGTTACTTTGGCGCAGCATGAGGAGCTTGTTCGGGGTTATGGGTTGCTGGATCCGTCCATACAGTCTTCCAAAAGCGTGATGGAACCTTTTCTCGCCATGATGGATGCCGCCGCGCAAGACGGGGTTAACCAATTTCTGATCAACAGCGGTTATCGGGACGCCAAACGTCAGAATGAGCTCTATCTGGAAATGGGACAGGAGTACGCGTTGCCGGCGGGGTACAGCGAGCATAATCTGGGGTTGTCGCTGGATATCGGTTCCGCGCAAGAAGAGATGAGCCGGGCGCCGGAAGGACGATGGCTGCAGAAGCATGCGTGGTCCCACGGCTTTATATTGCGATACCCCAAGGACAAGTCAGCCGTTACGGGCATCCAGTATGAACCTTGGCATTTTCGCTATGTGGGCTTGCCGCATAGTGTGATCATGAAAGAGAAGAACCTAACTTTAGAGGAGTACCTGGAATATTTGAAGGAACATCCGACCCTTTCCGCGACCGTTGAGGGAGTGGAATATCAAATTCAATATTATCGGGTTTCGGGGAACATGACCATCCAAGTGCCTGCCCATCAACAGGTTGAGCTGTCCGGCAACAACTCGGATGGTGTGATTGTGACGGTACGTGTTTAA
- a CDS encoding response regulator transcription factor — protein MKRTTILIADDEVEIADLIALHLEKEGYRIIKVSDGREAVQAIESHAIDLVILDIMMPKLDGYEVTRIIREKHHMPIIFLSAKTSDLDKITGLVMGADDYMTKPFNPMELVARVNAQLRRFRQLNQTAAGHSSTLEAGGLVIDPDKRTVTLYGGNIELTPKEFDILYLLASHSKNVFSAEHIFQQVWGDAYYESGNTVMVHIRTLRKKLGEDRNKNKLIKTVWGVGYTFNG, from the coding sequence ATGAAGCGTACTACAATTTTGATAGCGGATGATGAGGTTGAGATTGCGGATCTGATTGCGCTGCATTTAGAGAAAGAGGGCTACCGGATCATCAAGGTGTCCGACGGGAGAGAAGCGGTTCAAGCGATAGAGTCGCATGCGATCGATCTGGTCATTCTGGATATTATGATGCCCAAGCTGGATGGGTATGAAGTGACAAGGATCATTCGGGAGAAGCACCATATGCCGATTATTTTCCTGAGTGCGAAGACATCCGACCTCGATAAAATCACAGGACTGGTCATGGGGGCCGATGATTACATGACGAAACCGTTCAACCCTATGGAACTGGTAGCCCGGGTGAATGCCCAGCTGCGGCGTTTCCGGCAATTGAATCAGACGGCGGCCGGTCATAGTTCCACGCTTGAAGCGGGGGGATTGGTAATCGACCCTGATAAACGCACCGTCACGCTGTATGGCGGCAACATTGAGCTGACACCTAAAGAATTCGATATTCTTTACCTGCTCGCCAGTCACTCGAAGAACGTGTTCAGCGCGGAGCATATTTTTCAACAGGTATGGGGAGACGCCTATTACGAAAGCGGGAATACGGTCATGGTGCATATTCGTACGCTGCGCAAAAAACTGGGCGAAGACAGAAACAAGAATAAACTCATAAAAACGGTATGGGGGGTGGGATATACGTTCAATGGATAA
- a CDS encoding response regulator transcription factor, whose product MFQIMIVEDDEKIRTIVADSLRKWQYEVLEVTSFEHITEQFTAAQPHLVLMDVSLPMYDGFYWCQRIRSVSKVPIIFLSSRNQNMDVIMAINMGADDYVVKPFDLGVLVAKVSALLRRNYTYQDESLVISHRQLVLHLSNSSVQYGEQSAELSRNEFIILQTLMRHIGRIVSREDLMQVLWNDEQFIDDNTLTVNVNRLRRRIALLGLEEFIATRKGMGYIIE is encoded by the coding sequence ATGTTTCAAATCATGATTGTGGAAGATGACGAGAAGATCAGAACTATCGTAGCCGATTCGTTGCGCAAATGGCAATACGAGGTGCTGGAAGTGACTTCTTTTGAACATATTACAGAACAATTCACCGCCGCCCAACCCCACTTGGTGCTGATGGATGTCAGTCTCCCAATGTATGACGGTTTTTATTGGTGTCAGCGGATTCGTTCCGTGTCCAAGGTGCCGATTATATTCCTGTCCTCCCGGAATCAGAACATGGATGTCATTATGGCGATTAACATGGGTGCGGATGATTATGTTGTAAAGCCGTTCGACCTTGGGGTGCTCGTAGCCAAAGTCAGCGCGCTGCTCCGGCGCAACTATACCTATCAGGATGAAAGTCTTGTGATCTCTCACCGCCAGCTGGTTCTTCACTTGTCCAACTCGTCGGTTCAATATGGGGAGCAGAGCGCTGAATTGTCGCGGAACGAGTTCATTATTCTTCAAACCCTCATGCGTCATATCGGCCGGATCGTTTCCCGGGAAGATCTGATGCAGGTGCTGTGGAATGACGAACAATTTATCGACGACAATACTCTGACGGTGAACGTGAATCGTCTGAGGCGCCGAATTGCCTTGCTGGGGCTGGAGGAATTTATCGCGACGCGCAAAGGAATGGGGTATATCATCGAATGA
- a CDS encoding MFS transporter, with protein sequence MASQTMAAESPKLMNEKQGIFSQPLAVWAVFCASVFTFMGMGLVNPILRELSHQLHATPSEVSLLFTSYNAVMAVAMLITASVSSRLGIKLTLLAGMIIIAAVSFCGGFADNIWTLVGLRAGWGLGNALFVATALTAFVTLSNGGAAKAIILYEAAAGIGMSVGPLLGGTLGSIAWPIPFFTVSGLMVIICIVLSTTMPKPAVSVAKRTKPKASLLDPFRALKQHRSLLVLGIVAALYNIGFFTIMAYSPFVMGLNPQQMGFVFLGWGVLLAITSVFMAPLLQKKFGTIKAMCVMLALFVVDLAVMGVYATTPAVVITAVILAGGILGNINTIITTAVMNAAPVERSTASAAYSFLRFLGAAISPYMAGKLAEHFNSHVPFLVGAGFVLLSVLFIWSNYKHIRHIDYIDTSH encoded by the coding sequence ATGGCATCACAAACTATGGCAGCCGAATCGCCGAAACTTATGAATGAGAAACAGGGAATATTCAGCCAACCGTTAGCCGTTTGGGCGGTTTTTTGCGCGTCTGTATTTACATTTATGGGAATGGGGCTTGTGAACCCGATCCTGCGGGAGCTTTCACATCAATTACATGCAACACCGAGCGAAGTCAGCTTACTGTTCACCAGCTATAACGCGGTCATGGCTGTGGCTATGTTGATTACCGCGAGCGTTTCCTCCAGATTAGGGATCAAATTAACCCTATTAGCCGGTATGATTATTATAGCTGCAGTGTCCTTCTGCGGAGGTTTCGCGGATAATATCTGGACGCTTGTCGGCTTACGCGCGGGATGGGGTCTCGGTAACGCTCTGTTCGTAGCGACTGCGCTTACCGCATTCGTGACTCTTTCTAACGGCGGAGCCGCGAAAGCCATCATCCTGTACGAAGCGGCGGCGGGCATCGGCATGTCTGTCGGACCCCTGCTAGGCGGAACGTTAGGCTCCATCGCCTGGCCCATTCCGTTCTTCACGGTTTCCGGCCTGATGGTCATCATCTGTATCGTACTTTCGACGACCATGCCTAAACCGGCGGTGTCCGTTGCCAAGAGGACTAAACCGAAAGCCTCCTTGCTGGACCCGTTCCGTGCGCTCAAACAACATCGGTCTCTTCTTGTTTTGGGTATAGTGGCCGCGTTATACAATATCGGTTTCTTCACGATTATGGCTTACTCTCCCTTCGTCATGGGACTTAATCCGCAGCAAATGGGGTTTGTTTTCCTGGGTTGGGGTGTGCTGCTTGCAATCACATCTGTTTTTATGGCCCCTTTATTGCAAAAAAAATTCGGAACCATCAAAGCGATGTGCGTCATGCTGGCTCTGTTCGTTGTGGACCTTGCGGTCATGGGCGTATACGCGACAACGCCTGCGGTTGTGATCACAGCGGTTATTCTGGCAGGCGGAATATTAGGGAACATCAACACGATTATTACCACAGCGGTGATGAACGCCGCGCCGGTGGAGCGTTCCACGGCATCCGCGGCCTATAGCTTCCTGCGCTTCCTGGGCGCGGCCATCTCGCCGTATATGGCGGGAAAACTCGCGGAGCATTTCAACTCACATGTTCCTTTCTTGGTGGGTGCCGGATTCGTGCTGCTTTCGGTCCTGTTCATTTGGAGCAATTATAAGCATATCCGACATATTGATTACATCGATACGTCCCATTAA
- a CDS encoding DUF4385 domain-containing protein, translating to MLKPFDYDLDYDHLNLREHPELYRVGRGEQGVLLVEPYKSEILPHWRFKTPEIARESSEKIYSMFLEYKEKGDFVGMDMARKFLQMGYTRARRYTNHKGGRKYAEDGTILPYQNDKVKAESAAIFKAQWQVAKTDSEYVRMKEDHREKYERESLDESAQRVFCGLEAQCNESS from the coding sequence ATGCTGAAACCTTTTGATTACGACCTGGATTATGACCATCTGAATTTGCGGGAGCATCCGGAGCTGTACCGGGTCGGCCGCGGCGAGCAGGGTGTGTTGCTGGTGGAGCCTTACAAGAGCGAAATTCTGCCCCATTGGCGGTTCAAAACGCCGGAAATCGCACGCGAATCGTCCGAGAAAATTTACAGCATGTTCCTGGAGTATAAGGAGAAAGGCGATTTCGTCGGGATGGACATGGCCCGCAAGTTTCTGCAGATGGGCTACACCCGGGCGCGGCGGTACACAAACCACAAGGGTGGCCGCAAATACGCCGAGGACGGCACCATTCTGCCATACCAGAACGACAAGGTGAAGGCTGAGTCCGCCGCAATCTTTAAGGCTCAGTGGCAGGTGGCGAAGACGGATTCGGAGTATGTGCGTATGAAGGAGGATCATCGGGAGAAGTATGAGCGGGAGAGTCTTGATGAGAGCGCCCAGCGGGTGTTTTGTGGTTTGGAGGCGCAATGTAACGAATCGTCATAA
- a CDS encoding sensor histidine kinase: MKYERPYLILCAITFFVTWTVLITDPQNSFRWPTFFYALTLVVLCLSGFFIHRYFTNVHAIRQLGEEQTEPLSLEAEAYRDALEQLERSQIQALNELQAKQLEYYDFIVSWFHEIKTPISVLRLMQQTEVDPRSLEEEVSRIEHYVDQALYYAKLDSFKEDYEIINSDLEPLVKAVVRNHAKTFISHKIRIQLDLQSTIVQSDMKWLSFIINQLLTNSLKYTNNNGEIRISTRTTRQEKLLIIRDNGIGIDAKDLPRVFNRGFTGTNGRAHVKSTGMGLYLAQELSRKLGHYITCESAVGRFTEFTIHFPRTHDPYLSILQNK; this comes from the coding sequence ATGAAATATGAGAGACCTTACCTCATCCTGTGCGCGATCACTTTCTTTGTCACCTGGACGGTGCTCATTACAGATCCGCAAAATTCATTCCGCTGGCCGACGTTCTTCTATGCGCTGACGCTAGTAGTGTTGTGCCTGTCGGGCTTCTTCATTCACCGTTATTTCACAAATGTTCATGCCATCCGCCAACTGGGGGAAGAACAGACCGAGCCGCTTTCCCTGGAAGCGGAAGCTTATCGCGACGCGCTGGAACAGCTCGAACGCAGCCAAATCCAGGCGCTCAACGAATTGCAAGCGAAGCAGTTGGAATACTATGATTTTATCGTTTCCTGGTTTCACGAGATCAAGACGCCGATTTCCGTCCTTCGCTTGATGCAGCAAACGGAGGTCGATCCCCGAAGCTTGGAGGAAGAGGTGTCGCGGATTGAGCATTACGTGGACCAGGCGTTGTACTACGCCAAACTGGATAGCTTCAAGGAAGATTACGAAATCATCAACAGTGATCTGGAGCCGCTCGTGAAAGCCGTTGTCCGAAATCACGCCAAAACCTTCATTTCCCATAAAATCAGAATCCAGCTGGACCTGCAGTCAACCATCGTTCAAAGCGATATGAAGTGGCTTTCCTTTATCATCAACCAACTCCTTACGAACAGCTTGAAGTACACGAACAACAACGGAGAAATCCGCATCTCAACACGCACTACGCGGCAAGAAAAGTTGCTGATCATTAGGGATAACGGGATCGGCATTGATGCCAAGGATCTGCCGCGGGTGTTCAACCGGGGATTTACGGGCACGAATGGACGCGCGCATGTGAAATCGACAGGCATGGGGCTTTATCTCGCCCAGGAGCTTTCGAGGAAGTTGGGCCACTACATCACTTGTGAATCCGCTGTAGGCCGCTTTACCGAGTTCACCATCCATTTCCCCAGAACCCACGACCCCTATTTGAGCATATTGCAAAATAAATAG
- a CDS encoding MarR family winged helix-turn-helix transcriptional regulator, which yields MPQQHSIETIELELALLLRRITSITSSNPVENLDRSAYLLLQQIVSHEAAGVKSLAEEFRLDISTVSRQAAALEQKGYVDRIPDPSDRRSFKLRITELGMKELMETKQSRTERIARLLKNWSEEDLEAFGELMKKFNRTFS from the coding sequence ATGCCTCAACAGCATTCCATTGAAACGATTGAGTTGGAATTAGCTCTGCTACTCCGTCGTATTACATCGATCACATCCTCTAATCCTGTCGAGAATCTAGACCGCTCCGCCTACCTCCTGCTTCAACAGATTGTTTCCCATGAGGCGGCTGGCGTGAAATCACTGGCTGAGGAATTTCGGCTTGATATCTCCACCGTAAGCCGGCAAGCCGCTGCCTTGGAACAGAAGGGCTATGTAGATCGCATTCCGGATCCCTCCGATCGCCGCTCATTCAAGCTTCGTATTACCGAATTGGGCATGAAAGAGCTGATGGAAACGAAACAGTCCCGAACGGAACGCATTGCCCGGCTGCTTAAGAACTGGTCCGAGGAGGACCTGGAAGCTTTCGGCGAATTGATGAAGAAATTTAATCGAACGTTCAGTTAG
- a CDS encoding HAMP domain-containing sensor histidine kinase, translating to MDNMMRSFRFKMIVLLGVSMLLSGAITYVFYRILQYYYEGVLAGDPIAQFRQKISNFGDLNFFLIFFIPLAILFFFLLTKPYAVYFHEISKGIHHLANGDFKNRVNISSHDEFGDIGRAMNLASAKLQEAVERGDFAESSKDQLILNLAHDLRTPLTSVLGYLDYILQDDQLSPEQIKHYATIAFTKSERLEKLIDELFEITRMNYGHITIEKKPIDLSDLLIQLHEEMYPVLEKNQLTGRLDITPHMVMNGDGEVLVRVFENLLANAVRYGKDGQYVDIRCVPDEGNAVVVQIINYGDSIPPEELPYIFNMFYTGDRARSHQGGSTGLGLYIAKNIVEQHQGTITAESSVIRTVFEVRLPRGTI from the coding sequence ATGGATAACATGATGCGAAGTTTTCGGTTCAAAATGATCGTGTTACTAGGTGTGAGTATGCTGCTCTCCGGCGCCATCACGTATGTGTTCTATCGGATCCTTCAGTATTATTATGAAGGGGTTCTGGCGGGAGATCCCATTGCTCAATTCCGTCAAAAGATTAGTAATTTTGGGGATTTAAACTTCTTTTTGATCTTTTTTATCCCTTTGGCCATCCTGTTTTTCTTTTTGCTTACGAAACCTTACGCCGTTTATTTTCATGAGATTTCCAAGGGCATACATCATCTCGCGAACGGTGATTTTAAGAACAGAGTAAACATCTCATCCCATGATGAATTCGGGGATATCGGAAGGGCCATGAACCTGGCTAGCGCGAAATTGCAGGAAGCTGTGGAACGAGGGGATTTCGCCGAGAGCAGTAAAGACCAGCTGATCTTGAACCTGGCGCATGATCTGCGCACGCCGCTGACCTCTGTGCTCGGTTACCTGGACTACATTCTGCAGGACGATCAGTTGTCACCCGAACAGATCAAACATTATGCAACGATTGCTTTCACTAAATCCGAGCGTTTGGAGAAGCTGATCGATGAGCTTTTTGAAATCACAAGAATGAATTACGGCCATATCACGATCGAGAAGAAACCGATTGATTTAAGCGATTTGCTTATCCAGCTGCATGAAGAGATGTACCCTGTTTTAGAGAAAAATCAACTGACAGGCCGACTGGACATTACGCCGCATATGGTTATGAACGGGGACGGGGAAGTGTTGGTGCGCGTGTTTGAGAATCTGCTGGCGAATGCGGTTCGTTACGGCAAGGACGGTCAATATGTTGACATTCGCTGCGTACCGGATGAAGGAAACGCGGTGGTGGTGCAGATTATCAACTACGGGGATTCCATTCCCCCGGAAGAGCTTCCCTATATCTTTAATATGTTCTATACCGGGGACCGGGCGCGTTCGCATCAAGGGGGAAGCACGGGACTTGGACTGTACATTGCGAAGAATATCGTGGAGCAGCATCAGGGAACGATTACCGCGGAAAGCAGTGTCATCCGGACCGTTTTTGAAGTAAGATTGCCGCGTGGAACCATTTAA
- a CDS encoding MFS transporter, whose amino-acid sequence MQLATIFIGFIIFGFSENIKGPAIPRIQFDYRLDESQLGTLLSLNALGYLIACSFTAFLTRLWGIKLVTISAFGIMILSGFLIFVSRSYPVFSSSYFLMYIGNGMLEIGLAILGARIFVKNTGMMMNLSHGFYGLSSTVAPLMATGLMSVTVYGHTLDWRGMYAVVLSLSLIPILSALRSSFPGDDLPQEDRLPLRTLMKDPALWFMVLILTFGVVSELAVGGWLVNFLEKAYAWDTVTASGMLSAFFLCFALARIILGPLTDRIGFNLSLIVFSGFSAVCTFAAILGGENLAFLFAAAGIGIAMIYPTVMAFIAQRYPNGSDTAITFTVTLMGVGSVVGNFLIGGIIELVKNQYGADTQIGLLRGLQAGYGFIGLCAAICAVCSFILYRYLKQRKELI is encoded by the coding sequence ATGCAGTTGGCCACCATATTTATAGGCTTCATCATCTTTGGTTTTTCCGAAAATATTAAAGGTCCGGCCATTCCTCGAATCCAGTTCGATTATCGATTGGACGAATCCCAGCTTGGCACCTTGCTGTCGCTCAATGCCCTCGGTTATTTGATCGCCTGCTCATTTACGGCTTTCCTCACCCGGTTGTGGGGCATCAAACTCGTGACCATATCCGCTTTTGGCATCATGATTCTTTCCGGATTCCTCATTTTCGTCTCACGCAGCTATCCCGTATTTTCCTCCTCCTATTTCCTGATGTATATCGGGAACGGGATGCTTGAGATCGGCTTAGCCATTCTGGGAGCGCGCATTTTCGTGAAAAATACCGGAATGATGATGAATTTGTCCCACGGCTTCTATGGACTCAGTTCTACCGTCGCGCCCTTGATGGCAACAGGACTCATGTCGGTAACGGTCTACGGTCACACGCTCGACTGGCGCGGTATGTATGCGGTGGTGCTTTCCTTATCCCTCATTCCGATTCTGTCAGCCCTGCGTAGTTCGTTCCCGGGTGACGATCTCCCGCAAGAGGACCGCCTTCCGTTGAGAACGCTGATGAAAGATCCGGCTTTATGGTTCATGGTGCTCATTCTGACGTTTGGCGTGGTTTCGGAGTTGGCCGTCGGGGGTTGGCTGGTTAATTTCTTGGAAAAAGCGTACGCCTGGGACACCGTCACTGCTTCCGGCATGCTTTCGGCTTTTTTCTTGTGTTTTGCGCTTGCCCGAATCATCTTGGGGCCGTTGACGGATCGAATTGGATTCAACCTGTCGCTTATCGTGTTCTCGGGTTTCTCGGCCGTCTGCACGTTCGCCGCCATTCTCGGCGGGGAAAATCTGGCCTTTCTGTTTGCCGCGGCAGGCATCGGCATTGCGATGATTTATCCCACCGTTATGGCGTTCATTGCCCAAAGATATCCTAACGGCAGCGACACCGCGATCACCTTTACGGTCACGCTGATGGGCGTAGGCAGTGTCGTCGGCAACTTCCTCATAGGCGGTATTATTGAACTTGTGAAAAATCAGTACGGGGCCGACACCCAGATCGGGTTGCTTCGCGGACTTCAGGCTGGGTACGGTTTCATCGGCTTATGCGCCGCGATTTGCGCGGTTTGCAGCTTTATTTTGTACCGATATTTGAAACAAAGGAAAGAACTGATCTAG
- a CDS encoding DHA2 family efflux MFS transporter permease subunit, producing MSTETAFDSSSIKKGPLLFVMILGAFIAVLNQTIMSVALPELMIDFDIMATTAQWLTTGYLLVNGVLIPITAYLMQRFTTRELFQTSMVIFLAGTIISAIAPTFDTLLAGRLVQAAGAGIIMPLLMQVILTVFPPNKRGAAMGMVGFAIIFAPAIGPALAGYILEEYSWRTLFYGMIPIAAIVIGVGFVILRNVAERTYPKIDVWSVVLSTIGFGAVLYGFSSAGSKGWSSAEVILTIVAGLISLGLFTWRQLASQSPLLDLRVFRYNMFSLTTIINIAVTMVMYADMMLLPLYLQNARGYTALESGLLMLPGALLMGILMPITGKLFDRYGAKWLSVIGLAITIVTTLGFVNLTDSTSYTYLVLMSTGRRFGMAMFLMPITTAGLNQLPARLNAHGTAISNTIKQVAGAIGTSLLVTVMTSRTKTHMQDMLAGGVSEGTSEKQMMMEAMIQGINDAYLVIVGIGLIGLALSFFIKRAHQEEEEEHERSLAPSRA from the coding sequence ATGAGTACAGAAACTGCATTCGATAGCAGTTCGATAAAGAAAGGTCCATTATTATTTGTTATGATCCTGGGGGCGTTTATCGCGGTCCTCAATCAAACCATTATGAGCGTTGCCCTGCCTGAACTGATGATCGATTTCGATATCATGGCAACGACGGCTCAATGGTTAACAACCGGGTATCTGCTGGTCAACGGGGTTCTGATCCCCATAACGGCGTACCTGATGCAACGCTTTACAACGCGCGAGCTCTTCCAGACTTCCATGGTGATTTTTCTTGCCGGCACCATCATTTCGGCGATTGCGCCCACCTTCGACACCTTGCTTGCCGGACGACTGGTGCAGGCCGCCGGCGCCGGCATCATTATGCCCTTGCTGATGCAGGTCATTCTGACCGTATTCCCGCCTAACAAGCGGGGAGCGGCGATGGGGATGGTCGGGTTCGCGATCATTTTCGCTCCTGCGATAGGACCTGCTCTTGCCGGTTACATCCTGGAGGAATACTCCTGGCGCACGTTGTTTTACGGTATGATTCCGATTGCCGCAATCGTAATCGGGGTCGGCTTTGTTATTCTCCGGAACGTAGCGGAACGGACTTATCCTAAAATTGATGTTTGGAGCGTTGTGCTCTCCACGATCGGTTTCGGCGCGGTTCTATACGGTTTCAGCAGCGCGGGCAGCAAAGGGTGGTCCAGCGCGGAAGTGATTTTGACCATTGTGGCGGGTCTCATTTCTTTAGGTTTGTTTACGTGGAGGCAATTGGCCTCTCAGAGCCCCCTGCTGGATTTGCGGGTGTTCCGCTACAATATGTTTTCACTGACGACAATCATTAATATCGCGGTGACGATGGTCATGTATGCGGATATGATGCTTCTTCCGTTGTATTTGCAAAATGCGCGGGGGTATACGGCCTTGGAATCCGGTTTGCTGATGCTTCCGGGAGCTCTGCTTATGGGGATCCTGATGCCTATAACCGGTAAACTGTTCGATCGCTATGGAGCGAAGTGGCTATCCGTAATCGGTCTGGCGATAACGATCGTGACAACACTCGGCTTTGTCAATCTGACGGACTCAACCAGTTACACGTATCTGGTGTTGATGTCAACGGGACGGCGGTTCGGTATGGCTATGTTCCTGATGCCGATTACAACCGCGGGTCTGAATCAACTGCCTGCCCGATTGAACGCGCACGGCACAGCGATTTCCAACACGATTAAACAGGTGGCAGGCGCAATAGGCACCTCGTTACTGGTTACGGTAATGACAAGCCGAACGAAAACGCATATGCAGGACATGCTGGCGGGAGGGGTTTCGGAAGGGACCTCCGAAAAACAGATGATGATGGAAGCAATGATACAAGGGATCAACGATGCGTATCTGGTCATCGTAGGTATAGGTTTAATCGGCCTGGCGCTGTCGTTCTTTATCAAACGCGCGCATCAGGAAGAAGAGGAAGAACACGAACGATCCTTGGCTCCTTCCAGAGCCTAA